The following nucleotide sequence is from Thermodesulfobacteriota bacterium.
GTGAAGCTGATCGCCGAGAAGGTGCGGGGCCTCCAGGTGGCGGGGCTCGCCCGGGCCAACCGGGCGGACATCGACCGGGCCTGGGAGGCGCTCAAGGGCGGCGCCAACCCCCGCATCCACACCTTTCTCGCCACGAGCCCCATCCATATGCAGCACAAGCTGCGGCTCGGGCCGGATCAGGTGCTGGAGCAGGCGGTCGAGGCGGTCAAGCACGCCTGCAAGTACACCTCGAACGTGGAGTTCTCCGCCGAGGACGCGGTCCGGAGCGAGCTCGACTTCCTGTGCCGGGTGGTGGAGGCGGTCATCGCGGCGGGGGCGACCACGGTCAACATCCCCGACACGGTCGGCTACGCCATCCCCTCGGAGTTCGGCGAGATGATGCGCTCTCTCGTGGAGCGGGTGCCCAACATCGGAAAGGCCGTCCTCTCGGTCCACTGTCACAACGACCTGGGGCTCGCGGTCTCCAACTCCCTGGCTGCCGTGCAGGCCGGGGCCCGGCAGGTGGAGTGCACCATCAACGGCATCGGCGAGCGGGCCGGGAACACCTCCCTGGAGGAGGTGGTGATGGCGCTGCGCACCCGCCCCAACTGCCTGCCCTACACCACGCGGGTCGCCACCGAGAACATCTACCCCACGAGCCGGCTCGTGAGCCTCGTGACGGGCATCACGGTGCAGCCCAACAAGGCCGTGGTCGGGGCCAACGCCTTTGCCCACGAGGCCGGCATCCACCAGGACGGGGTGCTCAAGGAGAAGAGCACCTACGAGATCATGACCCCCGAGAGCGTGGGGGTGCCCACCAACAGCCTGGTGCTGGGCAAGCACTCCGGGCGCCACGCCTTCCGGGAGAAGGTCGCGGCGCTGGGTTATCACCTGGACGAGGATCAGCTCCAGCTCGCCTTCGAGGCCTTCAAGGTCCTGGCGGACAAGAAGAA
It contains:
- a CDS encoding 2-isopropylmalate synthase, coding for MDTVIIFDTTLRDGEQSPGASMNTEEKLRVAQALERLKVDVIEAGFPISSPGDFEAVKLIAEKVRGLQVAGLARANRADIDRAWEALKGGANPRIHTFLATSPIHMQHKLRLGPDQVLEQAVEAVKHACKYTSNVEFSAEDAVRSELDFLCRVVEAVIAAGATTVNIPDTVGYAIPSEFGEMMRSLVERVPNIGKAVLSVHCHNDLGLAVSNSLAAVQAGARQVECTINGIGERAGNTSLEEVVMALRTRPNCLPYTTRVATENIYPTSRLVSLVTGITVQPNKAVVGANAFAHEAGIHQDGVLKEKSTYEIMTPESVGVPTNSLVLGKHSGRHAFREKVAALGYHLDEDQLQLAFEAFKVLADKKKTIYDEDVDALIAEKILRLPDRFRMVYLNVNSGTVTVPTATVQMEIDGVVRQEAGFGDGPVDAAFTVIKKLTRKSPRLVNFSINSITGGTDAQAEVSVRIEEDGTLANGQASDTDIVVASAKAFVHALNKLEHRKQKAFTVHL